A portion of the Actomonas aquatica genome contains these proteins:
- a CDS encoding cell division protein FtsQ/DivIB — protein sequence MSEPESASPSARHWRDIPQEITPRAMSRVGRRRLTLRNVRNLGLVALGALLLYGGFQFWQTMQNDPTKLTAAGGGQPVEHIVVETDGVLTSEWVEQVLDIKPTLGLMELDLWALRSRLEAHRQVKKADLRRKFPNTLLVHLEERSPVVRLRARMEGSGMTDFLVGRDGVIFEGHGYDRTSTGELPWLAGVRLRATTRGYEPLDGMDRVADLLSTARGNVPELYRTWHVISLGEMARDGQIVVQSSEVPRIIFGLREDFYTQVARLDLILEQVRGRPEPLKSIDLSVGAEQVPVAIQLPPQRSDKSGAPTVRFRLPNR from the coding sequence ATGAGCGAACCCGAATCCGCTTCTCCGTCCGCCCGCCATTGGCGCGACATCCCCCAAGAGATCACGCCCCGCGCCATGTCCCGGGTGGGCCGGCGTCGCCTCACCCTGCGCAACGTGCGCAACCTCGGCCTCGTGGCATTGGGCGCGTTGTTACTCTACGGGGGTTTTCAGTTTTGGCAGACCATGCAAAACGATCCCACCAAACTGACCGCCGCAGGTGGCGGGCAGCCGGTGGAGCACATCGTGGTCGAAACCGATGGCGTGCTCACCAGCGAGTGGGTGGAGCAGGTGCTCGATATCAAACCGACCCTCGGCTTGATGGAGCTGGACCTGTGGGCGCTGCGTTCCCGTCTGGAGGCGCACCGCCAGGTCAAGAAAGCCGACCTGCGTCGCAAATTTCCCAATACACTCCTGGTCCATCTGGAGGAACGCTCCCCGGTGGTGCGACTGCGCGCCCGCATGGAGGGCAGCGGCATGACGGATTTTCTGGTCGGCCGGGATGGAGTGATTTTTGAGGGCCACGGTTACGACCGCACCAGCACCGGCGAATTGCCGTGGTTGGCCGGCGTGCGCCTGCGCGCCACCACGCGGGGTTATGAACCCCTTGATGGTATGGATCGGGTGGCGGATCTGCTTTCAACTGCTCGCGGCAACGTGCCGGAGCTTTATCGCACCTGGCATGTCATCTCGCTCGGGGAGATGGCCCGTGACGGCCAGATCGTGGTGCAGTCCTCGGAGGTGCCGCGCATCATCTTCGGACTGCGCGAGGATTTCTACACTCAGGTCGCCCGGCTCGATCTGATTCTCGAGCAAGTCCGGGGTCGTCCCGAACCACTCAAGTCCATCGACCTTTCCGTCGGCGCTGAACAGGTGCCGGTTGCGATCCAACTTCCTCCGCAGCGGTCTGA
- a CDS encoding D-alanine--D-alanine ligase, whose product MSYLRGQFHVAVLCGGISSEREVSLGSGKASALALAQTWPTRLIDVKTAAAPLGLRPDRDVVFSTLHGTFGEDGGMQTLLDEAGVIYAGCDAESSALTFDKQRTKSTVAAVGVPTIPGITFAATAAPALDEIVATLGEAVVIKPQCGGSSVGLHLCATAVQIATALTQLTPGEWLAERRVSGREITVGILHGRALPVVEIAPKSGVFDYAAKYTKGLTEYLAPAPLDPAVASLAQAHAEKAFSACGCRDYGRIDFMVTEDGALHFLEINTLPGMKETSLLPMGAQCVGYDFAALVRELMAPARERFLARRDPAVQP is encoded by the coding sequence GTGAGTTACCTGCGCGGTCAGTTTCACGTGGCGGTTTTGTGCGGCGGGATTTCCTCCGAGCGGGAGGTCTCACTCGGCTCGGGCAAGGCCAGCGCGCTCGCGCTCGCGCAGACCTGGCCGACCCGGTTGATCGATGTCAAAACCGCCGCCGCGCCGCTCGGACTGCGGCCGGACCGCGACGTGGTGTTTTCGACCCTGCACGGCACCTTCGGCGAAGACGGTGGCATGCAGACGCTGCTGGATGAAGCGGGGGTGATCTATGCCGGCTGCGACGCGGAAAGCAGCGCGCTTACTTTCGATAAACAACGCACCAAAAGCACGGTGGCCGCCGTGGGCGTGCCGACCATCCCCGGCATCACGTTTGCTGCGACGGCGGCACCGGCACTCGACGAGATTGTCGCCACCTTGGGTGAAGCGGTGGTGATCAAACCCCAATGCGGCGGCAGCAGTGTGGGACTGCACCTGTGCGCGACCGCAGTCCAGATCGCGACGGCGCTGACCCAATTGACCCCGGGCGAGTGGTTGGCCGAGCGCCGAGTGTCAGGTCGCGAAATCACCGTGGGCATCCTCCATGGCCGCGCGTTGCCAGTGGTGGAAATCGCGCCCAAATCCGGGGTGTTTGATTACGCCGCCAAATACACCAAGGGACTCACCGAATACCTCGCGCCGGCACCATTGGATCCCGCGGTGGCCAGTCTGGCTCAGGCGCACGCCGAAAAAGCATTCTCCGCTTGCGGCTGCCGCGACTATGGCCGTATCGACTTTATGGTGACGGAGGACGGCGCATTACACTTTCTTGAGATCAACACCCTGCCGGGCATGAAGGAAACCAGCCTGCTGCCGATGGGCGCGCAGTGCGTGGGTTATGACTTCGCGGCCCTCGTGCGCGAGCTCATGGCTCCCGCACGAGAGCGCTTCCTCGCCCGGCGCGACCCCGCCGTCCAGCCATGA
- the murB gene encoding UDP-N-acetylmuramate dehydrogenase — protein sequence MIDSTQSTLFGRSVRRVHAVGVGGMGLGPLVVFLAGRGWSVSGEDVALSPAMAVQLDRVGVRLTDEGELPVEVDLVVISSAISSSHPTCLAATEQGIPVVRRGELLAELARNYRLVAVCGSHGKTTTTALLLTALRAQGVPVGYVLGGLWVDDELPPAAVGAGDWLIAEIDESDGTIEHFAPEITVLVNLDWDHADHYTAETDLVAAFAGLLQRTRTTVLGWEGCALTQRLLTQAPAGLTAKTFGRDGDFRLVTLESGAGEQQLQLGGELPQLTVTLRARGEFNALNATAALGAMSLMGETPAAEVFADYRGVRRRQTVLLADADLTVIEDYAHHPAEIRALLGSLRQDLAEGQRLVVVFQPHRFSRTRQFKVQLAAALAQADALHLLDVYGAGEAPLPGGTTADLYAELVQTEPELPVNYLPGDAAGVLELLRQSRRAGDVVAFVGAGDIEKRAREWLAELAEETARRSEWDGIAHSLREVLSADAKVVREEPLAKKTTMRIGGAARIYVEPESTEDLAAVVQVARRAEVPVRMLGRGSNLLVPDAGVDAIVVSLRRPAWETFTKLADGRVRVGAGLRLKNLCGLAAKAGLSGFEFLEGIPGNVGGALRMNAGAMGGWMFDVVESVDVVTSEGEVINLPREELHTGYRHCRELANCIAVQATLRPVTRASADAVGRKIDVYRSKRQESQPREPSAGCIFKNPEGDSAGRLIDVCGLKGTRIGDAEVSTTHGNFIINRGHATSADVIELVRRVRTKVHQEAGVLLQPEVLLYGSEWEDVL from the coding sequence ATGATCGATTCGACGCAGTCCACCTTGTTTGGCCGTTCCGTCCGCCGCGTGCACGCAGTGGGAGTCGGAGGCATGGGGCTGGGTCCGCTTGTCGTGTTTCTGGCGGGTCGTGGATGGTCGGTCAGTGGTGAAGATGTCGCGCTTTCGCCGGCCATGGCCGTGCAACTGGATCGTGTCGGAGTGCGGCTCACCGACGAGGGAGAGCTGCCGGTCGAAGTCGATTTGGTGGTCATCTCGTCGGCTATTTCGTCGAGCCACCCTACCTGTTTGGCCGCAACCGAGCAGGGGATTCCGGTGGTGCGTCGCGGTGAGTTGCTGGCGGAGCTGGCCCGCAACTATCGGCTGGTGGCCGTGTGCGGTTCGCACGGCAAAACGACTACCACGGCGCTGTTGCTGACCGCGCTGCGTGCTCAAGGTGTGCCGGTCGGATACGTGCTGGGGGGACTCTGGGTCGATGACGAGCTTCCGCCCGCGGCGGTCGGGGCGGGGGATTGGCTGATCGCCGAGATCGACGAGAGCGACGGCACCATCGAACACTTTGCCCCTGAGATCACGGTGCTGGTGAATCTCGATTGGGATCACGCGGATCACTACACCGCCGAAACGGATCTGGTCGCTGCGTTTGCCGGACTGCTCCAGCGCACGCGCACGACGGTGCTCGGGTGGGAAGGTTGCGCGCTCACGCAGCGTCTGTTGACGCAGGCCCCGGCGGGATTGACCGCCAAAACCTTTGGTCGCGACGGCGATTTTCGTCTGGTAACTTTGGAGTCTGGAGCCGGGGAGCAACAGCTTCAGCTCGGCGGCGAATTGCCGCAGTTGACCGTGACCCTACGGGCGCGAGGCGAGTTTAACGCGCTCAACGCCACCGCGGCGCTCGGTGCGATGAGCTTGATGGGGGAAACGCCCGCCGCTGAGGTGTTCGCGGACTATCGTGGCGTGCGGCGTCGGCAGACCGTGCTGTTGGCGGATGCTGATCTGACCGTAATCGAAGACTACGCGCACCATCCGGCGGAGATTCGCGCCCTGTTGGGCAGCCTGCGTCAGGATTTGGCGGAAGGGCAGCGTCTGGTGGTGGTGTTTCAGCCGCACCGCTTCAGCCGCACGCGTCAATTTAAAGTCCAGCTCGCGGCGGCGCTGGCGCAGGCGGACGCGCTGCACCTGCTCGACGTCTATGGCGCGGGCGAGGCACCATTGCCGGGTGGGACGACGGCGGACCTTTATGCCGAGCTGGTGCAGACGGAGCCGGAGCTGCCGGTAAACTATCTGCCGGGCGACGCAGCCGGCGTATTGGAATTGTTGCGACAATCGCGTCGGGCCGGTGATGTGGTGGCTTTTGTGGGCGCCGGGGATATCGAGAAGCGAGCGCGGGAGTGGTTGGCCGAGCTGGCCGAGGAAACCGCGCGGCGAAGCGAATGGGATGGCATTGCTCACAGCCTGCGTGAAGTCCTCTCCGCCGACGCCAAAGTCGTGCGCGAGGAACCGTTGGCAAAAAAGACGACGATGCGGATCGGCGGCGCCGCCCGTATTTACGTCGAACCGGAATCCACCGAGGATCTGGCCGCGGTGGTGCAGGTCGCCCGTCGGGCCGAGGTGCCGGTGCGCATGTTGGGCCGCGGGTCCAATCTGCTGGTGCCGGATGCCGGGGTGGATGCGATCGTGGTGTCCTTGCGCCGACCGGCGTGGGAGACCTTTACGAAGTTGGCGGACGGGCGGGTGCGCGTGGGCGCCGGGCTGCGTTTGAAGAACCTCTGCGGCCTCGCGGCCAAGGCTGGCCTGAGTGGTTTTGAGTTTTTGGAAGGCATCCCGGGCAACGTCGGCGGCGCGCTGCGCATGAACGCCGGTGCGATGGGGGGATGGATGTTTGATGTGGTGGAGTCGGTAGATGTGGTGACGAGCGAAGGCGAGGTGATCAACCTGCCGCGCGAGGAGTTGCACACGGGTTACCGCCACTGTCGGGAGTTGGCCAATTGCATCGCGGTGCAGGCCACGCTGCGGCCGGTGACGCGAGCGAGCGCCGATGCGGTGGGGCGCAAGATCGATGTTTACCGCAGCAAGCGGCAGGAGAGTCAGCCGCGCGAACCGAGCGCGGGTTGCATTTTCAAAAACCCGGAAGGCGACAGCGCTGGTCGACTGATCGACGTCTGCGGTTTGAAAGGGACGCGCATCGGTGACGCCGAGGTGTCCACGACTCACGGCAACTTCATCATCAATCGCGGCCATGCCACCAGCGCCGACGTGATTGAGTTGGTGCGCCGGGTGCGGACCAAGGTGCATCAGGAGGCGGGCGTGCTGTTGCAACCGGAAGTGCTGCTCTACGGCAGCGAATGGGAGGACGTGTTGTGA
- a CDS encoding UDP-N-acetylglucosamine--N-acetylmuramyl-(pentapeptide) pyrophosphoryl-undecaprenol N-acetylglucosamine transferase, whose product MSDFLIACGGTGGHLTPGIALAEEMERRGYSSLLLVSKKRIDQTLTEKYPQRRFDTVSGAPLLLTVPGVVRFVSTQAKGFLHAWGLIRREKPRLVMGFGGFTTAAVIVAAWVLRVPVALHESNRVPGRAVRALARFARRVYLPRGIKLPHTDIAKLRHAGLPVRDEIKRRPRGEAAEKWGLDPNRRTVVLLGGSQGAQALNRWASAAAPVLAERGVQMLIVTGPGKGDGGTQTFPDLEGQAVATVSIPFCDDMAAAMSLADLVVSRSGAGTLAELIEVGVPAVLVPYPFAADNHQSANAQEFANHGAGLVVEETSLGSLTELVVGLVLDDERLTAMRSEITLIARASTLPLMFDDIEKLATGGTKTSPPFPRYARA is encoded by the coding sequence ATGAGCGACTTCCTCATCGCTTGTGGTGGCACCGGTGGTCATCTCACGCCCGGCATTGCGTTGGCCGAGGAGATGGAACGTCGCGGTTACAGCTCCCTGTTGCTCGTATCCAAAAAACGGATCGATCAGACCCTCACCGAGAAATATCCGCAGCGTCGTTTCGACACGGTGTCGGGGGCTCCGTTGTTGCTGACGGTGCCGGGGGTGGTGCGGTTTGTGAGCACCCAAGCCAAAGGTTTCCTGCATGCGTGGGGTCTGATTCGCCGCGAGAAGCCGCGCCTGGTCATGGGCTTTGGCGGCTTCACCACTGCTGCGGTGATCGTGGCCGCGTGGGTCTTGCGGGTGCCGGTGGCTTTGCATGAGTCGAACCGCGTGCCCGGCCGGGCCGTGCGGGCGCTGGCGCGTTTCGCCCGGCGGGTGTATTTGCCGCGCGGGATCAAGCTGCCGCATACCGATATTGCCAAACTGCGGCACGCCGGGTTGCCGGTGCGCGACGAGATCAAACGTCGTCCGCGCGGCGAAGCGGCGGAGAAATGGGGCCTCGATCCCAACCGCCGCACGGTCGTTTTGCTCGGTGGTAGCCAGGGGGCGCAGGCACTGAATCGCTGGGCGTCCGCCGCCGCGCCGGTGCTGGCGGAGCGCGGCGTGCAGATGCTGATCGTGACCGGACCGGGCAAAGGTGACGGCGGCACCCAAACGTTTCCCGATCTTGAGGGCCAGGCGGTTGCGACCGTCTCCATTCCGTTCTGTGATGACATGGCTGCGGCGATGTCGTTGGCCGATCTGGTGGTTTCTCGTTCCGGCGCGGGCACTTTGGCCGAGTTGATCGAGGTGGGCGTGCCGGCGGTGCTGGTGCCGTATCCATTTGCGGCGGACAATCATCAATCCGCCAACGCGCAGGAGTTTGCCAACCATGGCGCCGGTCTAGTGGTCGAGGAAACCAGCCTCGGCAGTCTCACCGAGTTGGTGGTGGGTCTCGTGCTGGACGATGAGCGTCTCACCGCGATGCGTTCCGAAATCACTTTAATCGCCCGGGCGAGCACGCTGCCGCTCATGTTCGACGATATCGAAAAACTGGCCACGGGCGGGACCAAGACGAGTCCGCCTTTCCCCCGCTACGCCCGCGCATGA
- a CDS encoding putative peptidoglycan glycosyltransferase FtsW, whose amino-acid sequence MKKKTPPRRSSPSFAQSPAMVIVLCVLGLLIVGLPVLFSATAGKSSWPFFYLVKQVVGISAAFVLCLIVSRMDLEYLRRFAWVIGVATIGALVLTAIPGIGVTVNGSRRWLGVGSFRLQPSEFAKLSLVFCLAHYLAINQTRIGEFRRGYVYPIAIIGLCAGLILLQPDFGTAALAVAVGVLMLFLAGARWLYILPTLGAVIAGFAALVINNPNRLHRFTAFLDVEANKLDGTYQLYQSLAAFAVGGINGAGIGQGRQQNHFLPEAHTDFIFAVMGEEMGLRFTLGVVITYAIIFLFGLLHLRRAPNLFQFLLVAGSILLVSLQAIINLGVVTGLLPTKGMSLPFISAGLSNLLLMGLLVGIIVNSARTWAKPNFVHRSRDLEEVVA is encoded by the coding sequence GTGAAAAAGAAAACGCCACCTCGCCGATCCTCACCGTCCTTTGCCCAAAGCCCGGCCATGGTGATCGTGCTGTGTGTGCTGGGACTGCTCATTGTCGGCTTGCCGGTGTTGTTTAGTGCAACGGCCGGCAAGTCCTCCTGGCCTTTCTTTTATCTCGTGAAACAGGTGGTCGGTATCTCGGCCGCCTTTGTGCTTTGTCTGATCGTTAGCCGCATGGACCTCGAATACCTGCGGCGCTTCGCGTGGGTCATCGGTGTCGCGACGATCGGCGCCCTCGTGTTGACCGCCATCCCCGGCATCGGCGTGACGGTGAATGGCAGCCGCCGTTGGTTGGGCGTGGGTTCCTTCCGCCTGCAGCCCTCGGAATTCGCCAAGCTGTCGCTGGTGTTCTGCCTCGCGCACTATCTGGCCATCAATCAGACGCGCATCGGTGAGTTCCGGCGCGGTTATGTGTATCCCATCGCGATCATTGGACTTTGCGCCGGCCTCATTCTGTTGCAGCCCGACTTCGGCACCGCGGCGCTGGCCGTGGCCGTGGGCGTGCTGATGCTCTTCCTCGCCGGCGCCCGTTGGCTCTACATTCTGCCGACGCTCGGCGCGGTGATCGCGGGCTTTGCGGCGTTGGTGATCAACAACCCCAATCGTCTGCACCGCTTCACGGCCTTCCTCGATGTCGAAGCCAACAAGCTCGATGGCACCTACCAGCTCTACCAATCGCTGGCTGCGTTTGCCGTCGGTGGCATCAATGGCGCGGGCATCGGGCAGGGTCGCCAGCAGAACCACTTCCTGCCCGAGGCGCACACGGACTTTATCTTTGCCGTGATGGGCGAAGAGATGGGCCTGCGCTTCACGCTCGGGGTCGTGATCACCTACGCGATCATCTTCCTCTTTGGCCTGCTGCACCTGCGGCGGGCGCCCAACCTCTTTCAGTTTTTGTTGGTGGCCGGCTCGATCCTCCTGGTGAGCCTCCAAGCCATCATCAACCTCGGCGTGGTGACAGGTCTGCTCCCGACCAAAGGAATGTCACTGCCGTTCATCAGCGCGGGTCTGTCCAATCTGCTCCTCATGGGCTTGCTGGTGGGCATCATCGTCAACAGCGCGCGCACCTGGGCGAAACCCAACTTCGTGCATCGGAGTCGCGACCTCGAGGAGGTGGTGGCATGA
- a CDS encoding LysM peptidoglycan-binding domain-containing protein, with product MKLLNILGAVIAAHVAVLVLAVAIPGCRSTRTATPAADTPTTAYNPPAQQTAAPTFTSAPELSDRDLNPPLAGSAEPPIFDPNAPAVSVGGSGRYSPTRPNSTVATAIQTETATPVSVAPAQTYTVQRGDNLWTLAKRNNITVRELAAANSIPADSMLRLGQVLVIPGQQPAPTPVTTAASADETSSKSYTIQSGDTLGRIARRHGVTVAELKAFNNLRSDLVRVGDTLSIPESTTAANSPAVSANTTATAPASTATVPAGTYKHVVKPGESLTVIARRYGVKVGDVIVANMIRDPSLIRAGQELVIPGWDATSTPPAGTVPATRPATNTVTTSPATTYSADDDLDAGLDDSLDNVPVIDVERAPVEEDEPPIQTITIGGGSNEGPSTF from the coding sequence ATGAAACTTCTCAACATACTCGGAGCCGTTATCGCCGCTCACGTGGCTGTCTTGGTGCTGGCCGTTGCCATTCCCGGTTGCCGTTCCACCCGCACCGCGACTCCGGCGGCGGACACGCCGACCACCGCCTACAATCCGCCCGCGCAGCAGACCGCCGCGCCGACTTTCACGTCGGCCCCGGAGCTCTCCGACCGCGACCTCAACCCGCCGCTCGCCGGCAGTGCCGAGCCGCCGATCTTTGATCCCAACGCGCCGGCCGTGTCCGTTGGTGGTTCCGGTCGTTACAGCCCGACTCGCCCTAACTCCACCGTGGCCACGGCGATTCAGACCGAGACCGCCACCCCGGTGAGCGTAGCGCCCGCCCAGACCTACACGGTGCAACGCGGCGACAACCTTTGGACCCTCGCCAAGCGCAATAACATCACCGTGCGTGAGCTCGCCGCCGCCAACAGCATCCCGGCGGACTCCATGCTGCGCCTGGGACAGGTGCTGGTCATCCCCGGCCAGCAACCGGCTCCGACCCCCGTCACCACTGCGGCTTCCGCCGATGAGACCTCGAGCAAGTCCTACACCATCCAATCCGGCGACACCCTCGGTCGCATCGCTCGCCGACACGGCGTGACGGTTGCCGAGCTCAAGGCCTTCAACAACCTGCGCAGCGATCTCGTGCGCGTGGGCGACACGCTCTCCATCCCCGAGTCCACGACGGCTGCCAACAGCCCCGCCGTGAGCGCCAACACCACGGCCACCGCCCCGGCTTCCACCGCCACGGTTCCCGCCGGCACCTACAAGCATGTGGTGAAGCCAGGTGAGAGCCTCACCGTCATCGCCCGCCGCTACGGGGTGAAAGTCGGTGACGTGATCGTTGCCAACATGATCCGTGATCCGTCCCTCATCCGCGCGGGTCAGGAGTTGGTCATTCCGGGTTGGGATGCCACCAGCACGCCGCCCGCCGGCACGGTGCCCGCCACCCGACCGGCGACCAACACCGTCACGACGTCGCCAGCCACGACCTACTCCGCCGATGACGATCTCGACGCCGGTCTCGACGACTCGTTGGACAACGTGCCGGTGATCGATGTCGAGCGCGCGCCGGTCGAAGAGGACGAGCCGCCCATCCAGACGATCACCATCGGCGGCGGATCCAACGAGGGCCCCTCCACATTCTAA
- the murD gene encoding UDP-N-acetylmuramoyl-L-alanine--D-glutamate ligase: MLNPPTFLAPLLASPVAVLGAGVSGQAAARLVRHLGGTAVIYDQKGGEGTVAEFRPGEHQLVIVSPGFTPSHNWVVDARSAGIVCLAELDFASLFWRGSVVAVTGTNGKTTLTEFLTYALNEADIDAWAVGNIGKAFGDIIVEREGGAPNSIAVCEVSSFQAEMLRHFRADAVIWTNFAEDHLERHGSMQVYFEAKWHLFERAVGGEVFAGSSVQRAAERYGQSLPEAAVIDTEDPAGDILLSGTVFDDQPQRENFLLAAAWWRAAGLREPLLYAAARTFQVGPHRLAQIGERNGVTWWNDSKATNFHATEAALLRFGGPVVLIAGGRSKGGDVAGFVQRIAPRVKQVLLIGETRNILATFFGAAGVPHQVCTDLADAVHAAAALAQAGDHVLLSPGFSSLDTFTGYTERGLQFESLVQALPSATTA, from the coding sequence ATGCTTAATCCACCCACCTTTCTCGCTCCCTTGCTTGCCTCACCGGTCGCGGTGTTGGGCGCGGGTGTGAGTGGACAGGCGGCGGCCCGGCTGGTGCGACACCTCGGTGGCACCGCGGTGATCTACGATCAAAAAGGCGGGGAAGGCACGGTCGCAGAGTTTCGTCCCGGCGAGCATCAACTGGTGATCGTTTCCCCCGGCTTTACCCCGAGCCACAACTGGGTGGTCGATGCGCGCTCGGCCGGTATCGTCTGCCTCGCCGAACTCGATTTTGCTTCTCTCTTCTGGCGCGGTTCGGTGGTGGCGGTGACCGGCACCAACGGTAAAACGACGCTCACCGAATTTCTGACTTACGCGCTCAACGAAGCCGATATCGATGCCTGGGCTGTCGGCAACATCGGCAAGGCCTTCGGCGACATCATCGTCGAGCGTGAGGGTGGGGCGCCGAATTCCATCGCGGTGTGTGAGGTGAGCTCTTTCCAAGCCGAGATGCTGCGTCATTTCCGCGCCGATGCGGTGATCTGGACCAACTTCGCGGAGGATCACCTCGAGCGGCATGGCTCCATGCAGGTTTACTTCGAAGCGAAGTGGCACCTCTTCGAGCGCGCCGTCGGCGGCGAAGTGTTTGCGGGTTCTTCCGTGCAACGCGCGGCCGAGCGTTACGGTCAGTCGCTGCCCGAAGCGGCGGTGATCGACACCGAAGATCCGGCCGGCGACATCCTGCTGAGCGGCACCGTCTTCGATGACCAGCCGCAGCGCGAAAATTTCCTACTTGCCGCCGCGTGGTGGCGCGCCGCCGGCCTGCGCGAACCGTTGCTCTATGCGGCCGCCCGCACCTTCCAGGTGGGCCCGCACCGCCTCGCCCAGATCGGCGAGCGGAACGGCGTGACTTGGTGGAACGATTCCAAGGCCACCAACTTCCACGCCACCGAAGCCGCGTTGCTGCGTTTTGGCGGGCCGGTGGTGCTGATCGCCGGCGGCCGCTCGAAAGGCGGCGACGTTGCGGGATTCGTCCAACGAATCGCTCCGCGCGTGAAGCAAGTCTTGTTGATCGGTGAAACCCGCAATATTCTGGCTACCTTCTTCGGTGCGGCCGGTGTGCCGCATCAAGTGTGCACCGATCTCGCCGACGCGGTGCACGCCGCGGCCGCTCTCGCGCAAGCGGGGGACCATGTGTTGCTGAGCCCGGGCTTCTCGAGCCTCGACACGTTCACCGGTTACACCGAGCGCGGTCTTCAATTCGAATCCCTCGTCCAGGCCCTGCCGTCCGCGACCACCGCCTGA
- the mraY gene encoding phospho-N-acetylmuramoyl-pentapeptide-transferase has translation MLSYLAEYEHLWGPLRVLRYITLRTLLAAGTATLVGFVIGPWLIAQLKRLKFGQHYDDDRTGDLAARFDKKNTPTMGGLLIFFAVAVSTLMWATPNVWVLTSLFVYGALTAVGFRDDYLKAVKKNRDGISSREKLIWQTSVTAVALVLLATNETSAGHIRELWLPFFKEPVFLFLGIAGTILLFVMMFFWVVGFSNAINLTDGLDGLAIGCTITVALVYGIMAYAAGNTRIADYLLIGYVPGVGELAVICGALVGAGMAFLWYNSHPAEVFMGDTGSLALGGLIGMIAFMVQQPITLVLVGGVFVAEALSVIIQVTYFKATRKRYGEGRRFFRMAPIHHHFQKAGWPETKVVLRFWILSLMCALAGLGTLKLR, from the coding sequence ATGCTGTCTTACCTCGCTGAATACGAACACCTCTGGGGCCCGCTGCGCGTGCTGCGTTACATCACGCTGCGCACCTTGCTGGCTGCGGGCACCGCGACCTTGGTTGGCTTCGTGATTGGTCCATGGCTCATCGCGCAGCTCAAGCGCCTCAAGTTTGGCCAGCACTACGACGACGATCGCACCGGTGATCTGGCCGCGCGCTTCGACAAAAAGAACACGCCGACGATGGGCGGTCTTTTGATTTTCTTCGCCGTGGCGGTGAGCACGCTGATGTGGGCGACGCCCAACGTGTGGGTGCTGACCTCGCTCTTCGTTTACGGCGCGCTCACGGCGGTCGGGTTCCGCGACGATTACCTCAAGGCGGTGAAGAAGAACCGCGACGGTATCTCCTCGCGCGAGAAGCTCATTTGGCAAACCAGCGTCACGGCCGTCGCGCTGGTGTTACTCGCCACCAACGAAACCAGCGCCGGTCACATTCGGGAGCTGTGGCTGCCATTCTTTAAAGAGCCGGTTTTCCTGTTTCTCGGCATCGCGGGCACGATCCTGCTCTTCGTGATGATGTTCTTCTGGGTGGTCGGGTTCTCCAACGCGATCAACCTGACCGATGGTTTGGACGGACTCGCGATCGGCTGCACCATCACGGTCGCGCTGGTTTACGGCATCATGGCTTACGCAGCCGGCAACACCCGCATCGCGGACTACCTTCTGATCGGCTACGTGCCGGGAGTAGGGGAGCTGGCGGTGATCTGCGGCGCACTGGTCGGCGCCGGCATGGCGTTCCTCTGGTATAACTCCCATCCGGCCGAAGTCTTCATGGGCGACACCGGCTCCCTCGCGCTCGGCGGACTCATCGGCATGATTGCTTTCATGGTGCAGCAACCGATCACGCTGGTGCTGGTCGGTGGTGTGTTCGTAGCCGAAGCCCTGTCGGTCATCATCCAAGTCACCTACTTCAAAGCCACCCGGAAACGCTATGGCGAAGGCCGACGTTTCTTCCGCATGGCGCCCATTCATCATCATTTCCAAAAAGCCGGCTGGCCTGAAACCAAGGTCGTGCTGAGATTTTGGATACTCTCGCTCATGTGTGCTCTGGCGGGCCTCGGCACCCTCAAGCTGCGCTGA